A stretch of the Pseudomonadota bacterium genome encodes the following:
- a CDS encoding 30S ribosomal protein S14, producing the protein MARAQAFAKMKKRPKFSVRQRNRCKVCGRPRGYYRKF; encoded by the coding sequence ATGGCACGTGCCCAGGCTTTTGCCAAGATGAAGAAACGCCCGAAGTTCTCGGTTCGCCAGCGCAATCGCTGCAAGGTGTGCGGCCGGCCCCGAGGCTACTACCGCAAGTTC